The region TGAGTGCATGCCACAGACACCACTGCTCCTTCTTCGCTGCCTAATTGCGTTCTGCGAAGAAATGCGCAAGCAAACGGATTGCTTTTTACACATGGTGAGGAGCTCTCTTTGAGGGCCTACTAGCTGCTTGTCCGGTCATGAAACCCTCCTGAATTCACCGGCAAAGCGAGCGCAGCTATACTGACAGAATGGCCGAGAACAGGCCACGACAAGTGCGGGAACCCTATGTCGATGCACAGCGCTGTCTCTCGTGGGACGAGCAGCGGCTTcgaggtcgttttttttttcttttttggaggAAAGGGAGGGGGAGGGAAGGAATCTAGCAGAACAAGAGTGTGGTAGAATATTTTTCACTCTAGACTCGGTGATTTATTAAGCGGCTGATCGGCCTCTTCGCGCCAACCTCACTGCTGTATCCATGCAGCCGTACAGATGAGTCGCTCCCTGTATCCAACTGAAAGCCGAAGGTTCTACGTTTAAGGGGGAATGCCATTAGCCGTGATTCCCGCCTGTGTCTACTGGGCAAGCGGCCAAACCTTACATCGACTGTGAGCTGAAAATTAGTTCGCATCTGCAATCACTATTGGGCTTCAAAACAAGTCACAACATGGCTAGCACTTAGTTTCCAACTTTTAGAGAGGTTGTCTTCCTGAATCGCGACCTTGCGTCTTGTCATAGGCGCTGGACTTGAATAGTGCAACTGCGACCGGAAACGTCATCATAGCGTGGAAACCAATAACTACAGAGGCCACTAGCCTCATGGCCTGCGCTGTAGCTTTTGCGAATGTCGAAATATATCCGGTGTAGTTGCTGCAGTATACATAGCGGGAACTCCCTCTCCTGTagtcattaaagtctctcctacTCCTCTTTCTAGTGGGAACTCTTTGTAAAGGACAAAGAGGCAGATTAGAGCAATCGGTCTGATAGACGGCTGACACGGCAGCCACCAGTGTACGTTGCTGCCGACTGGTACTCCAGCGCTGCGCTTTATAGGTGCGCTCACACTTGTACCATGTTTTATTCCTTTGCAAGGTATTGGTAGAATATGCGCGGCCATCGATTACTCGCCGATGGCTACATTAACGTGCGTGCCAAGCGGCGTATCGTGCGTAGCACGCATCTCGCCGTGTGTAATATAACCTCGCGAATCGCACGCGAAGTGCTGCGCCTGGCTGACTGCTGAGGTAGAATGCTGAAGATCGAAATTGTGTGACTCCGTTTCAAAACCATGATGACTCTCAGCCATGCCTGCATACGAGACTTCGCAGAAAACGGGGTTGCACCAAAGAGGCtgctgagctcgtctttttaccgcatgGAACTCCATCTGCACGCTCCGAGCAATCTTCGAAACATCAAATTATTGttctgtgcagccgatttccctattaaatcaAATTAAGCGCCCCGACTCTACACTTTTCTTCTTTAAACTCACCTCCTAGAGTAGGATaagtcagccaacgcgtggagtgccttccaGTGAGTCGCGtggtggcttgccgctctgccatcggcggagtgatacgtagcGGTCGGTGTAAGCAGAGCCCACGCATAGTTTTATTTCCGTGGGAATAATTTGCGGCTATGCAGTCTGCGACTGAAAGAATATATATTCTCTAAAAcctataaaaagaaaataaaagcgaagagaagccgccacgcgactggctgaaaggcaatACATGCATTGGCTGACTCCTCCTCTTGTCGAGggtgagttaaaaaaaagaaagcagagagccgggacgtttaattcaatTTGATAGAGAAATGGCCCTACTAGACAATACTTTGAAGTTTCTAAGAGTGGTCAGagtgtgtagatcgagttcccgtggtaaaaagacgatttcaaattcctttttagtgcacctttaacttaAAACTCCTGCTGGTCAAGGAGAGTGCTACTTTTTGGCCTCGATAATGTCTTGTACAGTGATATCCAGTGGCACTGGTATGGTTTATATTGGATACAAGCACTTTATTCACCCAAATGCATCAGTGGGGAAAATGGTGGGTTGTTGGGCGGAAGAATAAGCGACCAGGTTGCGTTTAATCGGCTAGCCGCAGGACGGCGTTTTTTCGGGCTAAGAGTGGATTTTTCATTATTACCGATACTAAGGGACAAAGCAGACAGCGAGTACAATCGCTAAATTCCCCCTTTCCGCTATGTCTACTGCGTGCCAGGTCGGTCACACACAGTCCTGCTTTCGGTACATTTCAGTAACTTACATGCTGTGCTGCGGACTACAGGCTGCATGCTGTGGCGGGCCACAGTGCCCTGCGCCATCTGAGTGGGCAGATTTCATACCCAACGGAGATGTTGGTATGGTATGGGAGGTTTTTATGCCCCGAAACTACACACGGACAAAAAGGAGCTCCTTGGTGGAGTGCTTCCCAAAACTCTATTATGGATAACGTCAACGCTATACCCGTTCTCTTTAGTGGTCTGGGACCAACAGGGGACAGTCGCTTATCGAGGCAATAGGGTGCGGCGTCTAGCAAACTAGAGTTCAATTTTACCTTGACGAAACGGTTACCTGAACCACTTGCTTTGCGTAAAGGGCCACGGCACGCCTATAAGTGATAGTCAACGTGTGCTGATCGGTTCTAAAAGACGCCGCTAGGGCTTTCAGCAGTTTCAGCGTCGCTCCTGGTAAGTATCTGGCGTGCTTGCTCAGCGCCCATGATGCTTCCCATCGATGCAGGTACTgggcgctcttgtttgggccgcCTGTTTCGCCTTCCCGGAAGACAGCTGGCGTCATCATATCATGCATCAATCTGCCTTCGTCACCATCATCGTCATTGCAGGAACGCTTATTCGCTGTATAGCAAGCTTGGAAGCCAGATACACATTTCATCGTGAATTGCCTGTGAGTAGCCACAGATCATGTCCCTCATATATTCGCCGCGGAATGAACTGCAGCAGTTTTCAATCCGGACCAAAGCATTATACTAATTTCCCGAACTTGTCACCCTTCGCAGCGAAGTAATTACTGCGACAGCTGTACTGTCTTAGAGCGAGCTGTAGGTGTTCAAAGGAAGCAGTTATCCATCGTTAAAGGTCAGCAGCTTTAAATGAATAAAAATGGGATTCAGTAAATCTGCTAGGAAGGACGAAAGTGAACCACTGAATGAACTGAATGTAATGTCCTTAACAAAGTCTGCAGCTGGAAGCGCTTTAGGGCTAGCATCATCGACACCCGTGTTTGTTTGCAAACATCAAAACAATGTATATGGGTCTGAAAACAAAATTGTGGGCGGCCGTTCTAGAATGCGCCCTTGGTGGACACGTGAATCAGGTGAGGGTGGGAGTAACTGAACTCATGGGAGCAGAGTAGAGTGCGGTGCTGCTCTGGATCTCATCTGTTCGCCGCAGGCGAAGGGGAGAAGGCTGGGAATTCGAGCAGCTAATTTCACGTTTGTTTATACCAGCCTCGTAAGAAGACAGGCCCACCCTTTGTATTGTATATTCACAATGGTGGACAAATTTCTGAGCGAATATCGCGCGAAATGACTGCCCTCTATAGCTTTCGCACACGCTCTGACATGCTCGTGAAGGCGCGAGTGACTCAAGACTTTTTGCGCCCCCTGGCACACCAAATGACAAAATGAAACCTTTACAATTTCCTGAGCAGTTTAGATTAGTGACGAAATTTTGCGCTACTCTGCAAGTGTCTTCTCTGCCGCTCAACCGGTAGCTCAACTTTTAAACCAGCAACGACACTGAGAAAACTTAAATCGCTTCTCTGAATTGCAGTGTGCTCAAATAATTCAGCCAAAAATAAGTGTCATGATACGCGCCTATCTCAGTGTGTCAGAAATATTTTCGTCTCAATGTCCCAGTTCTCTTCGTTTACCCAGCCTTTCTACGCTTTTAATATCATTTATCTGTTCGATTTTCAGGTCCGCATATTTCATCTCACTGTCGGTTGCGCGTACTTAGTGTCCGGAACAGCCGGCATCAGTAATGGTCCACAGTTCACCGCGGTGAGTGCACCTTATACAGTTGTTACCTTTACACATTGGTATTCGCAGTGGTGATTTTAACGACCTGAAGGGGGCACCTCAGTTTATGCAATATGGCGGCGCTACAGAGTACTGCTTCTGAGCGGAGCCTGGTTAGAACAGTGTGTCTTAAAATTTCACAATATACTTGCACTTGTTTGTTGATGCTGATCACCTCGTGTGAGTCATTCTGTAGTTGCTGGGCTGCGTAAAAGGACTGAACTCAATATAAGTAAGAAATCGTTGTCTGGCCTGTGAAAACGGCTGCCGTGAATGCGGAGCGGTGGACGGTGGACACGCACTTTGGAGACAATTTGAAATCAGTAACATCGACGTTGGAGATTTGTGCAGCGGGCAAATGACGAAACTGCGCGGAAATTTTTTTTATACAGCCCTTCAGGTCACCAAGACTTAGCGACTGTCATGCGGGTTGCACAGAAAACCAGCCAGGAACCTTCTTACTGTCACAAGAGCTTTAAGAGCGAAATCTGTCTTCGTGTTCCGTTTGCGTGTATCTTTGTGCACGTTGTGCGCGTGCGAGCGCGTGTGTGTTCGCAAATTTTAATGACCACGTCCTACTGTAGATACGAAGATAGATTTTTAGTCTTGTGTACAAGTGGAAAGCGAGAACAAGATGTGCAATCGTCTTCCTCACGCACTATTTTTGCAGAAGAACCGCGCTTTGAGGTCTCTGTTCGTAAGCAGTGCATGCAAGATCGTGATGAATATGATGCTGCTATTATACAATCTTTTCATCCGATTCAATTCTGTTCTTTTCATCCGCCCGTCAGAGCTAGAGTATGTTTCCAATCACAGCGAAGGCACGAGGCATGCAATAATCAAGAGTGGTAAAATTATAACGTAATGCAATTCCAGTAAATGATATAACATCTCCGTGCATATCAAATCACCGTACGTGCATGCCGTAATAAGGCCTGCCATTGGAGGGACATTCATACACAACTTTCTCGTGCTCTCGTTTGTCGTGTTTGCTGAGCGATCGTCGTTAGCAAATGTCAACTCGTGTTTACATAGGTCCCCGCAAATATATCTTTAGAAACAGATACTCGATACCTGATAAGAACTGCGCCGTTACGTTCCAGCAAACGCTCCACTGGACAGTGTGCAAACTTGCCCTGCCCATGCCTTCCCAGTATTGCTGGCCCCACAATACTTTCGCAGTGACACTCACCGGTTCTTCTATCTCGCCTACGTGCAAACGTCCACGTAACAGGGCTCGtacgatacattttttttttacagcaaaactctTGATAACACTGTCCGAGTGTGTCGGTAAACATACGCAGTGGATCAAACGGCGCGTTTCCGTGCACCGATCGTTCCTGGACCATTTCGCGGCGCCGCCGCAGCATGGCAACAATTTCTTGAAAATCGTGAGTCACGCGCTCATTTGTCCGCGTCAAAATATTTCTTCGGAACTCAGGATTTCGGTATCTTTGACAATGCGACCGTTCAATACTGCTTGCACACATCGAAGTCTTACTTCAGAATAAATTTTAGCACCTTCCTCGCTATTGTAGGAGCCGGATACCTCTGTGATTCAAAATGGCGCCTCTCGATTGCACAACGGTTGTCACCACCCTGGCAAGGGAGCTGTGGTATTTGGATCGAGACAACCTAGAAAATcgccacgcggtatatatgtgaaAGATATGCCGAGGAACCCAAATGTCTTCATTGGAAACCCAATCTGACTGCTGTTAGAAACGCATCATTACAATCGCTCCCAGTTCCCTCGCTCAAGATGGATTGCTCAGTCACCTGTAACCTCGCCTTCGATCGAAGGCGTGTTCTCACTCTCTGCTTTTACGTCGCGCATTACAGCGCTGGACCTATCGGAGCATTTGTTTCAGGTTTTTTACCTACACAAGTCTACATCCTTCaataaagagaaagaaactgTCGCATAAGCAGCACCATTTTTATACCTATTCGACACGGTGCCTAAAAACTCGTGTGGCGGAAGATATTCTTTCAAGTCGATAGTATTTCATGAAAAGGCGGTACGCACGCACAACCGCAAGCACACGCCCTTGCTTCACCTTTGTTACCTTGCTTGAAAGCGTAACAAACAGAACTTTGCTGAAAGAATAGGGTGCGAAGAAAAGACGAAGGAAAAATTTCTGGCAGGTCTCCTCTTGCCAGAGAGGATGTAAAACAGTAAAATCTTTCCGCTTTATACCGTTACCAGCTTTTACAGAGTTCGCGTGATCCGTCAAAACGCTGCGGCAAATATAATGAGCTGCCACAGGAATAAGTGGTTCCAACGAACAAGCTTGGTACATTTTGAGCAACTTCGTGGCACTATAACAACCATAGCTTTGTATAATTATACTACAGAAAATTATGTCATAGCCGATTTCTTGAAGTAGTTGAAGATTAACACGTTCTTGTATTTCGCTACCGGTTCGAAGAGGAAGGTTCTTTGTATTGTGCGGGCATGCTTTCCGTTCCACATTAACAGAGGATTTATTTGTTAATAAGCGGGAAGCTCATCCCAGCCCCCGCCGGTGTGCTGCAGATGTACTGAGAGATAGTAACATTTGAAGCGTCTGcgtaaaaaataataattgaaaATATTTTAACCTGGATGCAAGTAACGGTAGCGAACGTTTGTACCTTTGCTGGAAGATTTCCAAGTGCTGAGCAAGAAGCTTAGCGATCACAGATATTTTAAGACATAGTGTAAAGAGTTGCTGTTTAAAAGCAGCTCTGCGTCAAAGTCAGGGATCTAAATGAGATATGAGTGAAAATTTTGACTTCAAGCTTCGAGGTGTCAACTAGTTGGTTCTAGAAATTAAGAATTAC is a window of Amblyomma americanum isolate KBUSLIRL-KWMA chromosome 4, ASM5285725v1, whole genome shotgun sequence DNA encoding:
- the LOC144130274 gene encoding uncharacterized protein LOC144130274; translated protein: MDNTKTWLLISLDASYFIGELVLGALVWAACFAFPEDSWRHHIMHQSAFVTIIVIAGTLIRCIASLEARYTFHRELPVRIFHLTVGCAYLVSGTAGISNGPQFTAMMAQACAAFHLSHFFTFLTCSRRIDQRIRHLYLQ